One window of Ziziphus jujuba cultivar Dongzao chromosome 5, ASM3175591v1 genomic DNA carries:
- the LOC107421722 gene encoding phytosulfokine receptor 2 has protein sequence MAVRSLEAVIAAMVSFFVFTVLLAIVFLVCKSRKSKSRSSGRTTRSRAIPNPPLLTSVAVDESASFDPSLRVSMNEIIEATKSFSPDLIVGDGSFGFVYKAQLPNGPLVAIKKLDPDAFQGFREFRAEMETLSKVQHKNLVRILGYCVSGSDRILIYEFIERGNLDFWLHDYSSSTSSSSSTTEGGGDNVSGLRLPLSWETRNKIIRGVANGLCYLHGLDKPIIHRDIKASNVLLDSEFEAHISDFGLARMIDSSHSHVSTQFAGTMGYMPPEYKEGLTAATVKADVYSFGVLMLETATGKRPNLPQKYDGQEIMGWVEWARKMVDNNRQMEMVDQNISRQGLDEARVKEYFRIACMCVDEMSKKRPTMSDVVQLLKQNSK, from the coding sequence ATGGCGGTGCGCAGTCTCGAAGCCGTTATCGCCGCCATGGTCAGCTTCTTCGTCTTCACCGTCCTCCTCGCCATCGTCTTCCTAGTCTGCAAATCCAGAAAATCCAAATCCCGCTCTTCGGGTCGGACCACCCGTTCCCGGGCAATCCCTAACCCGCCCCTTCTCACCTCCGTCGCCGTCGACGAGAGCGCGTCGTTTGACCCTTCTCTCAGAGTCTCCATGAACGAGATCATCGAAGCCACGAAGAGCTTCTCTCCGGATCTGATCGTAGGCGATGGGAGCTTCGGGTTCGTGTACAAAGCACAGCTCCCCAACGGACCTCTCGTCGCCATCAAAAAGCTCGACCCGGATGCTTTTCAAGGGTTTCGGGAATTTCGGGCGGAGATGGAAACTCTGAGTAAGGTCCAGCATAAGAATTTGGTCCGGATTCTCGGGTACTGCGTTTCGGGTTCGGATCGGATACTGATTTACGAGTTCATCGAGAGGGGTAATTTGGATTTTTGGCTTCACGACTACTCGTCGTCtacgtcgtcgtcgtcgtcgacGACTGAGGGTGGTGGTGATAACGTGTCGGGTTTGCGATTACCGTTATCTTGGGAGACGAGGAATAAGATCATCCGTGGGGTTGCTAATGGGCTTTGCTATTTGCATGGGTTGGATAAGCCCATTATTCATAGGGACATCAAGGCTAGCAATGTGCTGTTGGATTCGGAGTTTGAGGCTCACATTTCGGATTTTGGGCTCGCAAGGATGATCGACTCCTCGCATTCTCACGTGTCGACCCAGTTCGCCGGCACCATGGGTTACATGCCGCCCGAGTATAAGGAAGGGCTAACGGCGGCGACAGTGAAAGCGGACGTTTACAGTTTTGGGGTTTTGATGTTGGAGACTGCCACCGGTAAACGGCCCAATTTGCCTCAAAAGTACGATGGACAAGAAATAATGGGCTGGGTTGAATGGGCTAGAAAAATGGTGGACAATAATCGACAAATGGAAATGGTGGATCAAAATATTTCAAGACAGGGATTGGATGAAGCTAGGGTTAAGGAGTATTTTAGAATTGCATGTATGTGTGTTGATGAGATGTCAAAGAAAAGGCCCACTATGAGCGATGTGGTTCAATTGCTGAAGCAAAATTCCAAGTGA
- the LOC107421729 gene encoding histone-lysine N-methyltransferase ASHH1 isoform X1: protein MARDEDSSPLEMKIFSDQNSEELPQYVNISQNDFSYRKHRKQKEEDFAICECKYDINNPDSACGERCLNVLTSTECTPGFCPCGADCKNQRFQKCQYAKTKLFKTEGRGWGLLADENIKAGKFIIEYCGEVISWKEAKRRSQAYEIQGLKDAFIISLNASESIDATKKGSLARFINHSCQPNCETRKWNVLGEIRVGIFAKQDIPIGTELGYDYNFEWYGGAKVRCLCGATSCSGFLGAKSRGFQEDTYLWEDDDDRYSVEKIPLYDSAEDEPSTRLLKCLGSNPEFNIDGMLMDVKVGSAQQLLSTSFVVQSLESVPMEGILINELKAEVNDSKMYPQDTQQTFSQKNAMISRIRSNTAGSISKKRSKQYSNGKFKNVVQKQVDVKAAALLLSSKEAQEEVLRYEELKNDAASHLKSLYDEIRPAIEEHERDSQDSVATSVAEKWIEACCLKLKAEFDLHSSIIKNIACTPGTSCGQAKPSVDDNETDIKFLTN, encoded by the exons ATGGCCAGAGATGAAGACTCTTCACCCTTGGAGATGAAAATTTTCTCG GATCAAAATTCTGAAGAACTGCCACAGTATGTAAATATCAGTCAAAATGATTTCTCATATAGAAA ACATAGGAAGCAGAAGGAAGAGGATTTTGCTATATGTGAATGCaaatatgatataaataatCCAGACAGTGCATGCGGAGAAAGGTGCTTGAATGTACTAACCAGCACAGAGTGCACACCTGGCTTTTGTCCTTGTGGTGCCGATTGCAAAAATCAG AGATTTCAGAAATGTCAATATGCGAAGACAAAGTTGTTTAAAACTGAAGGCCGTGGATGGGGTCTTTTAGCCGATGAGAATATAAAG GCaggaaaatttattattgaatacTGTGGAGAAGTTATATCGTGGAAAGAAGCAAAGAGAAGATCTCAAGCCTATGAAATTCAAG GTCTCAAGGATGCATTTATCATTTCTCTCAATGCCTCGGAATCCATTGATGCCACTAAAAAGGGAAGCCTTGCTAGGTTTATAAATCATTCATG CCAACCAAATTGTGAGACGAGGAAGTGGAATGTGTTGGGTGAAATTAGGGTTGGGATATTTGCAAAGCAAGATATACCTATTGGAACCGAATTGGGATATGACTACAACTTTGAATGGTATGGTGGAGCCAAGGTACGTTGCCTGTGTGGTGCAACCAGCTGTTCTGGATTTCTGGGGGCTAAATCCCGTGGTTTTCAG GAGGATACTTACTTATgggaagatgatgatgacag GTACTCAGTTGAGAAAATTCCACTGTATGATTCTGCTGAGGATGAACCTTCCACTAGGCTCTTAAAATGTTTGGGCTCAAATCCTGAATTTAACATTGATGGGATGCTAATGGATGTGAAAGTGGGTTCTGCGCAACAGTTGTTATCTACTTCTTTTGTTGTTCAGTCACTTGAATCAGTTCCAATGGAGGGGATACTCATCAACGAACTAAAAGCTGAAGTGAATGACAGTAAAATGTATCCACAGGATACTCAACAGACCTTTTCACAAAAGAATGCAATGATATCCCGTATCCGAAGTAATACTGCTGGATCCATTTCCAAGAAAAGGTCAAAACAGTATTCTAATGGAAAGTTTAAAAATGTAGTACAAAAGCAGGTGGACGTAAAGGCTGCTGCTTTACTATTGTCATCGAAAGAAGCACAGGAGGAAGTTTTAAGATATGAG GAACTGAAGAATGATGCTGCCTCTCATCTCAAATCATTATACGATGAGATTAGACCTGCCATTGAAGAACATGAAAGGGACAGCCAAGACAGTGTGGCTACAAGTGTTGCAGAGAAGTGGATAGAAGCCTGCTGCTTGAAACTGAAGGCAGAATTTGACCTTCATTCTTCCATTATCAAAAATATTGCATGCACCCCTGGAACGAGCTGTGGCCAAGCGAAACCCTCTGTCGACGACAATGAAACTGATATAAAATTCTTGACCAATTGA
- the LOC107421729 gene encoding histone-lysine N-methyltransferase ASHH1 isoform X4, with protein MARDEDSSPLEMKIFSDQNSEELPQYVNISQNDFSYRKHRKQKEEDFAICECKYDINNPDSACGERCLNVLTSTECTPGFCPCGADCKNQAGKFIIEYCGEVISWKEAKRRSQAYEIQGLKDAFIISLNASESIDATKKGSLARFINHSCQPNCETRKWNVLGEIRVGIFAKQDIPIGTELGYDYNFEWYGGAKVRCLCGATSCSGFLGAKSRGFQEDTYLWEDDDDRYSVEKIPLYDSAEDEPSTRLLKCLGSNPEFNIDGMLMDVKVGSAQQLLSTSFVVQSLESVPMEGILINELKAEVNDSKMYPQDTQQTFSQKNAMISRIRSNTAGSISKKRSKQYSNGKFKNVVQKQVDVKAAALLLSSKEAQEEVLRYEELKNDAASHLKSLYDEIRPAIEEHERDSQDSVATSVAEKWIEACCLKLKAEFDLHSSIIKNIACTPGTSCGQAKPSVDDNETDIKFLTN; from the exons ATGGCCAGAGATGAAGACTCTTCACCCTTGGAGATGAAAATTTTCTCG GATCAAAATTCTGAAGAACTGCCACAGTATGTAAATATCAGTCAAAATGATTTCTCATATAGAAA ACATAGGAAGCAGAAGGAAGAGGATTTTGCTATATGTGAATGCaaatatgatataaataatCCAGACAGTGCATGCGGAGAAAGGTGCTTGAATGTACTAACCAGCACAGAGTGCACACCTGGCTTTTGTCCTTGTGGTGCCGATTGCAAAAATCAG GCaggaaaatttattattgaatacTGTGGAGAAGTTATATCGTGGAAAGAAGCAAAGAGAAGATCTCAAGCCTATGAAATTCAAG GTCTCAAGGATGCATTTATCATTTCTCTCAATGCCTCGGAATCCATTGATGCCACTAAAAAGGGAAGCCTTGCTAGGTTTATAAATCATTCATG CCAACCAAATTGTGAGACGAGGAAGTGGAATGTGTTGGGTGAAATTAGGGTTGGGATATTTGCAAAGCAAGATATACCTATTGGAACCGAATTGGGATATGACTACAACTTTGAATGGTATGGTGGAGCCAAGGTACGTTGCCTGTGTGGTGCAACCAGCTGTTCTGGATTTCTGGGGGCTAAATCCCGTGGTTTTCAG GAGGATACTTACTTATgggaagatgatgatgacag GTACTCAGTTGAGAAAATTCCACTGTATGATTCTGCTGAGGATGAACCTTCCACTAGGCTCTTAAAATGTTTGGGCTCAAATCCTGAATTTAACATTGATGGGATGCTAATGGATGTGAAAGTGGGTTCTGCGCAACAGTTGTTATCTACTTCTTTTGTTGTTCAGTCACTTGAATCAGTTCCAATGGAGGGGATACTCATCAACGAACTAAAAGCTGAAGTGAATGACAGTAAAATGTATCCACAGGATACTCAACAGACCTTTTCACAAAAGAATGCAATGATATCCCGTATCCGAAGTAATACTGCTGGATCCATTTCCAAGAAAAGGTCAAAACAGTATTCTAATGGAAAGTTTAAAAATGTAGTACAAAAGCAGGTGGACGTAAAGGCTGCTGCTTTACTATTGTCATCGAAAGAAGCACAGGAGGAAGTTTTAAGATATGAG GAACTGAAGAATGATGCTGCCTCTCATCTCAAATCATTATACGATGAGATTAGACCTGCCATTGAAGAACATGAAAGGGACAGCCAAGACAGTGTGGCTACAAGTGTTGCAGAGAAGTGGATAGAAGCCTGCTGCTTGAAACTGAAGGCAGAATTTGACCTTCATTCTTCCATTATCAAAAATATTGCATGCACCCCTGGAACGAGCTGTGGCCAAGCGAAACCCTCTGTCGACGACAATGAAACTGATATAAAATTCTTGACCAATTGA
- the LOC107421729 gene encoding histone-lysine N-methyltransferase ASHH1 isoform X3 — translation MARDEDSSPLEMKIFSDQNSEELPQHRKQKEEDFAICECKYDINNPDSACGERCLNVLTSTECTPGFCPCGADCKNQRFQKCQYAKTKLFKTEGRGWGLLADENIKAGKFIIEYCGEVISWKEAKRRSQAYEIQGLKDAFIISLNASESIDATKKGSLARFINHSCQPNCETRKWNVLGEIRVGIFAKQDIPIGTELGYDYNFEWYGGAKVRCLCGATSCSGFLGAKSRGFQEDTYLWEDDDDRYSVEKIPLYDSAEDEPSTRLLKCLGSNPEFNIDGMLMDVKVGSAQQLLSTSFVVQSLESVPMEGILINELKAEVNDSKMYPQDTQQTFSQKNAMISRIRSNTAGSISKKRSKQYSNGKFKNVVQKQVDVKAAALLLSSKEAQEEVLRYEELKNDAASHLKSLYDEIRPAIEEHERDSQDSVATSVAEKWIEACCLKLKAEFDLHSSIIKNIACTPGTSCGQAKPSVDDNETDIKFLTN, via the exons ATGGCCAGAGATGAAGACTCTTCACCCTTGGAGATGAAAATTTTCTCG GATCAAAATTCTGAAGAACTGCCACA ACATAGGAAGCAGAAGGAAGAGGATTTTGCTATATGTGAATGCaaatatgatataaataatCCAGACAGTGCATGCGGAGAAAGGTGCTTGAATGTACTAACCAGCACAGAGTGCACACCTGGCTTTTGTCCTTGTGGTGCCGATTGCAAAAATCAG AGATTTCAGAAATGTCAATATGCGAAGACAAAGTTGTTTAAAACTGAAGGCCGTGGATGGGGTCTTTTAGCCGATGAGAATATAAAG GCaggaaaatttattattgaatacTGTGGAGAAGTTATATCGTGGAAAGAAGCAAAGAGAAGATCTCAAGCCTATGAAATTCAAG GTCTCAAGGATGCATTTATCATTTCTCTCAATGCCTCGGAATCCATTGATGCCACTAAAAAGGGAAGCCTTGCTAGGTTTATAAATCATTCATG CCAACCAAATTGTGAGACGAGGAAGTGGAATGTGTTGGGTGAAATTAGGGTTGGGATATTTGCAAAGCAAGATATACCTATTGGAACCGAATTGGGATATGACTACAACTTTGAATGGTATGGTGGAGCCAAGGTACGTTGCCTGTGTGGTGCAACCAGCTGTTCTGGATTTCTGGGGGCTAAATCCCGTGGTTTTCAG GAGGATACTTACTTATgggaagatgatgatgacag GTACTCAGTTGAGAAAATTCCACTGTATGATTCTGCTGAGGATGAACCTTCCACTAGGCTCTTAAAATGTTTGGGCTCAAATCCTGAATTTAACATTGATGGGATGCTAATGGATGTGAAAGTGGGTTCTGCGCAACAGTTGTTATCTACTTCTTTTGTTGTTCAGTCACTTGAATCAGTTCCAATGGAGGGGATACTCATCAACGAACTAAAAGCTGAAGTGAATGACAGTAAAATGTATCCACAGGATACTCAACAGACCTTTTCACAAAAGAATGCAATGATATCCCGTATCCGAAGTAATACTGCTGGATCCATTTCCAAGAAAAGGTCAAAACAGTATTCTAATGGAAAGTTTAAAAATGTAGTACAAAAGCAGGTGGACGTAAAGGCTGCTGCTTTACTATTGTCATCGAAAGAAGCACAGGAGGAAGTTTTAAGATATGAG GAACTGAAGAATGATGCTGCCTCTCATCTCAAATCATTATACGATGAGATTAGACCTGCCATTGAAGAACATGAAAGGGACAGCCAAGACAGTGTGGCTACAAGTGTTGCAGAGAAGTGGATAGAAGCCTGCTGCTTGAAACTGAAGGCAGAATTTGACCTTCATTCTTCCATTATCAAAAATATTGCATGCACCCCTGGAACGAGCTGTGGCCAAGCGAAACCCTCTGTCGACGACAATGAAACTGATATAAAATTCTTGACCAATTGA
- the LOC107421729 gene encoding histone-lysine N-methyltransferase ASHH1 isoform X2: MARDEDSSPLEMKIFSDQNSEELPQYVNISQNDFSYRKHRKQKEEDFAICECKYDINNPDSACGERCLNVLTSTECTPGFCPCGADCKNQKCQYAKTKLFKTEGRGWGLLADENIKAGKFIIEYCGEVISWKEAKRRSQAYEIQGLKDAFIISLNASESIDATKKGSLARFINHSCQPNCETRKWNVLGEIRVGIFAKQDIPIGTELGYDYNFEWYGGAKVRCLCGATSCSGFLGAKSRGFQEDTYLWEDDDDRYSVEKIPLYDSAEDEPSTRLLKCLGSNPEFNIDGMLMDVKVGSAQQLLSTSFVVQSLESVPMEGILINELKAEVNDSKMYPQDTQQTFSQKNAMISRIRSNTAGSISKKRSKQYSNGKFKNVVQKQVDVKAAALLLSSKEAQEEVLRYEELKNDAASHLKSLYDEIRPAIEEHERDSQDSVATSVAEKWIEACCLKLKAEFDLHSSIIKNIACTPGTSCGQAKPSVDDNETDIKFLTN; encoded by the exons ATGGCCAGAGATGAAGACTCTTCACCCTTGGAGATGAAAATTTTCTCG GATCAAAATTCTGAAGAACTGCCACAGTATGTAAATATCAGTCAAAATGATTTCTCATATAGAAA ACATAGGAAGCAGAAGGAAGAGGATTTTGCTATATGTGAATGCaaatatgatataaataatCCAGACAGTGCATGCGGAGAAAGGTGCTTGAATGTACTAACCAGCACAGAGTGCACACCTGGCTTTTGTCCTTGTGGTGCCGATTGCAAAAATCAG AAATGTCAATATGCGAAGACAAAGTTGTTTAAAACTGAAGGCCGTGGATGGGGTCTTTTAGCCGATGAGAATATAAAG GCaggaaaatttattattgaatacTGTGGAGAAGTTATATCGTGGAAAGAAGCAAAGAGAAGATCTCAAGCCTATGAAATTCAAG GTCTCAAGGATGCATTTATCATTTCTCTCAATGCCTCGGAATCCATTGATGCCACTAAAAAGGGAAGCCTTGCTAGGTTTATAAATCATTCATG CCAACCAAATTGTGAGACGAGGAAGTGGAATGTGTTGGGTGAAATTAGGGTTGGGATATTTGCAAAGCAAGATATACCTATTGGAACCGAATTGGGATATGACTACAACTTTGAATGGTATGGTGGAGCCAAGGTACGTTGCCTGTGTGGTGCAACCAGCTGTTCTGGATTTCTGGGGGCTAAATCCCGTGGTTTTCAG GAGGATACTTACTTATgggaagatgatgatgacag GTACTCAGTTGAGAAAATTCCACTGTATGATTCTGCTGAGGATGAACCTTCCACTAGGCTCTTAAAATGTTTGGGCTCAAATCCTGAATTTAACATTGATGGGATGCTAATGGATGTGAAAGTGGGTTCTGCGCAACAGTTGTTATCTACTTCTTTTGTTGTTCAGTCACTTGAATCAGTTCCAATGGAGGGGATACTCATCAACGAACTAAAAGCTGAAGTGAATGACAGTAAAATGTATCCACAGGATACTCAACAGACCTTTTCACAAAAGAATGCAATGATATCCCGTATCCGAAGTAATACTGCTGGATCCATTTCCAAGAAAAGGTCAAAACAGTATTCTAATGGAAAGTTTAAAAATGTAGTACAAAAGCAGGTGGACGTAAAGGCTGCTGCTTTACTATTGTCATCGAAAGAAGCACAGGAGGAAGTTTTAAGATATGAG GAACTGAAGAATGATGCTGCCTCTCATCTCAAATCATTATACGATGAGATTAGACCTGCCATTGAAGAACATGAAAGGGACAGCCAAGACAGTGTGGCTACAAGTGTTGCAGAGAAGTGGATAGAAGCCTGCTGCTTGAAACTGAAGGCAGAATTTGACCTTCATTCTTCCATTATCAAAAATATTGCATGCACCCCTGGAACGAGCTGTGGCCAAGCGAAACCCTCTGTCGACGACAATGAAACTGATATAAAATTCTTGACCAATTGA